In Anaerolineales bacterium, the sequence ACATCTTCCTGGTGCATGGCGAAGCCGGGCCGGCCGCCGCGCTAAGCGAACTGCTGGCCGCAGATGGCGCCGCCAACGTGCACTACCCCGAGTGGGGCAGCCGGGTGGAGTTGTAGAAGAGTTTTCTAGCTAGGAACTTGGCTGGCGCTGACCAGTGAACGAAACAGGTTCTGCATGCGCGGGTCGTCCGGCAGGCATTCCGGGTGCCACTGCACGCAGACCGCAAAGGGATGCTCGGGCAGTTCCACCGCTTCGATCAAGCCATCCGGCGCGCTGGCCGTGGCCCGCAGGGCAGTCGCCAGCTCTTTGATCCCCTGGTGATGCAGGCTGTTGACCTGCACGATCGGCTCGCCCAAGATCCCAGCCAAGCGACTGCCCTCGCCCACCTGCACCGGATGGGCCAGGTAATCCCAGGGGTGGTCCGGGAAATTGCTGTGCTGCAGCGCACCCGGCAGCTGGTCAGGGATGTGGGTGTACAAGCTACCGCCAAAAGCCACATTGACGATCTGCAACCCGCGACAAATACCCAGGAAGGGCGTGCCGTCCTCGGCCACCTGCTGGGCCAGCTGAATCTCGATCTCGTCGCGCTCTGGGTCTACGTCATAGATCTTGTCGTGCGGCGCGCCGCCGAAACGGGCAGTCTCGATGTCGCCGCCGCCGGTGAAGACCACCCCATCCAGGCGGGCCAGCAGTTCCTGCAGCCTGTCCGGCGGCAGATTGAGCGGGATGAGCACCGGGATGGCCCCGGCGCGCACCAGCGCCTCGCTGTACGGCCGCGGCGTTTGAATGACATCGATCTGGTACAACTCGGAACGGGCATTGCGGGTGGTGACGCCAATCAGGGGAGCAGACATGCCGGCTATTCTAATGGAACAAAGGCCCAAGCGGTTATAATCGGCGGCGGAGAGATGCCAGAGTGGATGAATGGGGCGGTCTCGAAAACCGTTGTGGTCCTCTGGGCCACCGAGGGTTCGAATCCCTCTCTCTCCGCCTGACTGTGAATGCCCAGATTTCTGGGCGTTCTTCGTCTTAACCCTTTGCCCGCATGAAAGCACCAACGCCCTCCCCGCACGCCAACTCTGCCAACTGCCCCGAATGCGGCGGCCCCCAAGCCGACGGCTTCAGCTGCTGGGGGCTGCTGGGCGCCGTTATCGCCTGGGAAATGTACGACGCCGATCTGCAAGCGGAGCATTTCAAGATCGTGGCTTCCTACAACCTGCAGCACCCGGCGCAGTTCCATGCAGACCCCCTGGCCGACCTGCAAGCCGCCTATATCGAGCAGATCGACCTAGGTCTGCCGGCCAGCCAGATCCGCAAGCGGATGGGCGGCGCCTTTGAAGGCGAGCGGCGCGTGCTGAAAGACCCGGCGGAGCGCCAGCCCGTGCTGCGCACGTGGAAGATGACCATCGCCGACGTCTATGCGCACGGCCAAGCAGAAGGGGCCGCCCAGCGCGTCCGCCAGTGGGCAGCCAGCCTGCGCGCCGAGCTGTAGTTGACAACCAACCCTTTCAGCGCCATAATCTAATTCGACAGTCGTCGAATTAGATTCCATGAGCGCACAGGCCCAAACTGACCAACTGCTGCAGTTCTTCAAGATCATTGGCAACGAAAGTCGCCTGAAAGTACTGGGCCTGCTGGCCAGCGATGAGCGCAGCGTGGGTGAGCTGGCGATCCTGCTGGGTCTGAGCGAACCGACCATC encodes:
- a CDS encoding gamma-glutamyl-gamma-aminobutyrate hydrolase family protein, with amino-acid sequence MSAPLIGVTTRNARSELYQIDVIQTPRPYSEALVRAGAIPVLIPLNLPPDRLQELLARLDGVVFTGGGDIETARFGGAPHDKIYDVDPERDEIEIQLAQQVAEDGTPFLGICRGLQIVNVAFGGSLYTHIPDQLPGALQHSNFPDHPWDYLAHPVQVGEGSRLAGILGEPIVQVNSLHHQGIKELATALRATASAPDGLIEAVELPEHPFAVCVQWHPECLPDDPRMQNLFRSLVSASQVPS